A genome region from Triticum aestivum cultivar Chinese Spring chromosome 2B, IWGSC CS RefSeq v2.1, whole genome shotgun sequence includes the following:
- the LOC123040337 gene encoding putative disease resistance RPP13-like protein 3, with protein MAEGVILLAVTKIGIALGNEVINKAGPLFRNVKAQVAELQGGMSRISCELRLMHEFLCTMDVRNRKDQAYGVWMEEVRKVAHRIEDIVDEYLHLVGKRHEIGWRFYLMKGFKQPEDLLSLTQIVSQIKEAETSLVHLFKARERWVPMANNGPADNSAYIVERSQHLASTSRSISEDLVGVEENRKKLQKWLGDHVKERSIVVLYGMGGLGKTALAANVYNEKREKYDCHAWVSVSQTYSPIELLRKLFKELHRDGETAPSEITTMDLINIKGKLSKFLEQKRYLIVLDDVWKQEAFSDLLGELAPNTKGSRIVITTRNDDIARLASKGRALKSECLPDDKAWLLFRRKAFRREEDYECPTELKGYSEQIVAKCKGYSE; from the coding sequence ATGGCAGAGGGTGTGATTCTTTTAGCCGTGACGAAGATTGGCATTGCTTTGGGAAATGAAGTGATAAATAAAGCTGGTCCGCTGTTCAGAAACGTCAAAGCACAGGTAGCAGAACTCCAAGGTGGAATGAGCCGTATAAGTTGCGAGCTTAGGCTGATGCATGAGTTTCTTTGTACAATGGATGTACGCAATCGGAAGGACCAGGCATATGGAGTTTGGATGGAGGAAGTGCGGAAAGTAGCACACCGGATTGAGGACATAGTAGATGAGTATCTACACCTGGTAGGGAAGAGACATGAAATTGGATGGAGGTTTTATCTCATGAAAGGATTCAAGCAACCAGAAGATTTGCTTTCTCTAACCCAGATAGTCTCCCAGATAAAGGAAGCAGAGACCAGTCTTGTGCACCTATTCAAAGCAAGAGAACGATGGGTTCCAATGGCAAACAACGGCCCTGCTGATAACTCTGCCTATATTGTTGAGAGGTCCCAACATCTTGCAAGCACTTCTCGTTCTATCAGTGAAGATCTTGTGGGGGTCGAGGAAAACAGAAAGAAACTACAGAAGTGGCTAGGGGATCATGTGAAGGAACGCTCTATAGTAGTACTGTATGGCATGGGAGGCCTTGGCAAAACTGCTCTAGCTGCAAATGTGTATAATGAGAAGAGAGAAAAGTATGACTGCCATGCATGGGTGTCTGTCTCACAAACATATTCTCCAATAGAGCTCTTGAGGAAACTATTTAAGGAACTTCACCGTGATGGGGAAACTGCTCCTTCCGAGATCACTACAATGGACTTGATCAATATAAAAGGTAAACTCAGCAAGTTTCTAGAGCAGAAGAGATACCTGATTGTGCTGGACGATGTCTGGAAACAAGAAGCATTCAGTGATTTGTTAGGAGAACTTGCCCCAAATACTAAAGGAAGCAGAATAGTCATTACGACGCGCAATGACGATATAGCTCGGCTGGCGTCCAAAGGACGTGCACTAAAAAGTGAATGCTTGCCAGATGACAAGGCATGGTTACTCTTCCGTAGGAAAGCTTTTCGGAGGGAGGAAGATTATGAATGCCCTACAGAGCTGAAGGGCTACTCAGAGCAGATAGTGGCCAAGTGTAAGGGCTACTCAGAGTAG